Proteins from a genomic interval of Pristis pectinata isolate sPriPec2 chromosome 9, sPriPec2.1.pri, whole genome shotgun sequence:
- the tp53inp1 gene encoding tumor protein p53-inducible nuclear protein 1 isoform X2: MYQHFSAMLFGAIDNTENENREREICEKEDDEWILVDYIGGHAPVQVETSPMENLLIEHPSMSVYTVHNVRSNLRESSGSVEYESEVIRTNAPNRVGHHIHCYASTLAAHTDLVEQANQLRHVQRGKEHGAKHLVNRNYIRRQNLTRECISRQTKHNGHVLQQPCQRQYNY; encoded by the exons ATGTACCAGCACTTCTCAGCTATGTTGTTTGGAGCAATTGACAACACTGAAAATGAAAATCGGGAACGTGAGATATGTGAAAAGGAAGATGATGAATGGATTCTGGTTGATTATATAG GTGGCCATGCCCCAGTTCAAGTGGAGACCAGCCCAATGGAAAACCTTCTGATTGAACACCCGAGCATGTCTGTATATACGGTTCACAATGTCCGAAGCAACTTGAGAGAGAGCAGCGGGTCTGTTGAGTATGAAAGTGAAGTAATCAG AACTAATGCCCCTAATAGGGTAGGCCACCATATTCACTGCTATGCATCTACTCTGGCCGCTCATACCGATCTTGTGGAACAAGCCAATCAGCTTCGACATGTTCAACGTGGAAAAGAGCATGGTGCAAAGCACCTCGTAAACCGCAACTACATTCGCCGCCAAAACCTTACTAGGGAGTGCATCTCTCGACAAACTAAGCACAATGGACATGTTCTACAGCAACCTTGCCAGCGCCAGTATAATTATTAA
- the tp53inp1 gene encoding tumor protein p53-inducible nuclear protein 1 isoform X1, producing the protein MYQHFSAMLFGAIDNTENENREREICEKEDDEWILVDYIDACTNCSKEESTGISRETFPNSTIFSPSTSSVELLGNCSDSCFLQLDSCALEESWFITPPPCFTAGGHAPVQVETSPMENLLIEHPSMSVYTVHNVRSNLRESSGSVEYESEVIRTNAPNRVGHHIHCYASTLAAHTDLVEQANQLRHVQRGKEHGAKHLVNRNYIRRQNLTRECISRQTKHNGHVLQQPCQRQYNY; encoded by the exons ATGTACCAGCACTTCTCAGCTATGTTGTTTGGAGCAATTGACAACACTGAAAATGAAAATCGGGAACGTGAGATATGTGAAAAGGAAGATGATGAATGGATTCTGGTTGATTATATAG ATGCTTGCACTAATTGCTCTAAAGAAGAATCAACAGGCATAAGCAGGGAAACTTTTCCAAATTCAACCATTTTCTCCCCTTCAACCTCTTCTGTTGAGTTGCTTGGCAATTGTAGTGACTCCTGCTTTCTTCAGCTTGACTCCTGCGCTTTGGAGGAGAGCTGGttcatcacccctcccccatgTTTCACTGCAGGTGGCCATGCCCCAGTTCAAGTGGAGACCAGCCCAATGGAAAACCTTCTGATTGAACACCCGAGCATGTCTGTATATACGGTTCACAATGTCCGAAGCAACTTGAGAGAGAGCAGCGGGTCTGTTGAGTATGAAAGTGAAGTAATCAG AACTAATGCCCCTAATAGGGTAGGCCACCATATTCACTGCTATGCATCTACTCTGGCCGCTCATACCGATCTTGTGGAACAAGCCAATCAGCTTCGACATGTTCAACGTGGAAAAGAGCATGGTGCAAAGCACCTCGTAAACCGCAACTACATTCGCCGCCAAAACCTTACTAGGGAGTGCATCTCTCGACAAACTAAGCACAATGGACATGTTCTACAGCAACCTTGCCAGCGCCAGTATAATTATTAA